One window of Brucella pseudogrignonensis genomic DNA carries:
- a CDS encoding ABC transporter permease, with protein MNFELMSNYGPKILWGLVVTLQLVGISALIGAVLALPLAIVRNSSYAIPRYLAKAYIVFFRGTPLLGQIFLIYYGAGQIRSELTTLGVWWFFRDAYFCALFAFTLNTIAYQAEILRGALSSLPRGQLEAANSLGLSRITTFFQILLPQAMIIALRPLGNELILSLKASALASVITVPELMQATKLAFSRSFDFQVYIWAAVLYLIMVETIRRLWGVLEWYLTRHLRHRVAPASKPPVVVQA; from the coding sequence ATGAATTTCGAGCTAATGTCGAATTACGGTCCGAAGATCCTATGGGGCCTCGTTGTGACGCTGCAGCTCGTCGGGATCTCCGCACTAATCGGTGCGGTGCTTGCTCTCCCGCTAGCCATTGTGCGCAACAGCAGCTATGCGATCCCCCGCTACTTGGCCAAGGCGTATATTGTCTTTTTTCGCGGAACCCCTCTGCTCGGACAGATCTTTCTGATCTACTATGGTGCTGGTCAGATCCGTTCTGAACTGACAACTCTTGGAGTCTGGTGGTTTTTCCGGGACGCGTATTTCTGCGCACTGTTTGCCTTCACCTTGAACACAATAGCCTATCAGGCTGAAATCCTGCGGGGTGCGCTGAGCTCCCTGCCTCGTGGTCAGCTTGAAGCCGCAAACTCACTTGGCCTCAGCCGAATTACGACGTTCTTCCAGATCCTTCTCCCTCAGGCGATGATCATCGCTTTGCGCCCGCTTGGAAACGAGTTGATCCTATCGCTGAAGGCTTCGGCCCTCGCGAGCGTTATCACAGTACCCGAGCTGATGCAGGCCACGAAGCTTGCCTTCTCGCGATCGTTTGATTTCCAGGTCTATATCTGGGCTGCGGTTCTCTACCTGATCATGGTGGAAACGATCCGTCGGCTGTGGGGTGTTCTCGAATGGTATCTTACTCGCCATCTCCGCCATCGTGTCGCGCCGGCTAGCAAGCCGCCGGTCGTCGTGCAGGCGTGA
- a CDS encoding amino acid ABC transporter ATP-binding protein: MAEKSANCAVEFDNVSKWYGNHQVLTDISLQVKEGERIVVAGPSGSGKSTMIRCINHLERHQKGRILVEGVQLTNERKQIEAVRREVGMVFQHFNLFPHKTILENCTLALRSVRGMSRAEANDVAMSFLEKVRIPEQADKYPGQLSGGQQQRVAIARSLAMKPRIMLFDEPTSALDPEMIREVLDVMVNLAESGMTMICVTHEMGFARQVADRVIFMAEGKIVETAPPAEFFDNPKETRTRAFLQQLLH, from the coding sequence ATGGCCGAAAAGTCTGCCAATTGCGCCGTGGAGTTTGACAATGTCTCCAAATGGTATGGAAACCATCAGGTCCTGACGGATATTAGCCTTCAGGTTAAGGAAGGGGAGCGGATCGTTGTCGCGGGACCTTCCGGATCCGGCAAATCAACCATGATCCGGTGTATCAATCATCTCGAACGACATCAGAAGGGACGGATTCTGGTCGAGGGTGTCCAACTAACCAACGAACGGAAGCAGATTGAAGCCGTTCGCCGTGAGGTTGGAATGGTCTTTCAGCACTTCAATCTGTTCCCACACAAGACGATCCTCGAGAACTGCACTCTGGCGCTCCGGTCAGTGCGAGGCATGTCGCGTGCTGAGGCGAACGATGTGGCAATGAGCTTCCTTGAAAAGGTGAGAATTCCTGAGCAGGCCGACAAATATCCAGGCCAACTTTCAGGCGGCCAGCAGCAGCGCGTTGCAATTGCCCGTTCTCTCGCGATGAAGCCGAGGATCATGCTCTTCGATGAGCCGACGTCCGCACTAGACCCGGAAATGATCCGCGAAGTGCTCGACGTAATGGTGAATCTTGCGGAAAGTGGAATGACGATGATCTGCGTGACCCATGAGATGGGATTTGCGCGACAGGTCGCCGATCGAGTGATTTTCATGGCAGAGGGGAAGATTGTGGAAACGGCGCCGCCCGCCGAGTTCTTCGACAATCCCAAAGAGACGCGGACACGGGCCTTTCTCCAACAGCTCTTGCATTAG
- a CDS encoding NAD(P)-dependent oxidoreductase, with protein MKKILITGAAGNVGRLIRPLMKDNYRLRVTGRTDFATEEGEEKVIGDLSSPAFCGEVVQGVDGVLHLAGLVGPDLDFEDTLDPNYRAVLYLLEACRAAEVGRFVFASSHHIVGQYPSNRQYDHSVTPAPDGYYGLSKAFGEAASAMYAHRYGIKTMLLRIGNADPKVVDGRRERIWTSATDMVQLIDIGLMHPEINCEVVYSVSNCPDAVFDNSRAEQLGYRPQDFASDHRAVEFQSLSELPAEVTTKVGGFFAVSPLLVPSREDDK; from the coding sequence ATGAAAAAGATTCTGATTACCGGAGCCGCTGGAAATGTCGGCCGACTGATCCGTCCCCTGATGAAGGATAATTATAGGCTCAGGGTTACGGGGCGAACTGACTTTGCAACTGAGGAGGGAGAGGAAAAAGTCATCGGCGACCTATCATCCCCAGCTTTCTGCGGGGAGGTGGTACAAGGTGTCGATGGCGTTTTGCATCTCGCCGGATTGGTGGGGCCCGATCTCGACTTCGAGGATACGCTTGATCCGAACTACCGCGCTGTTCTTTATTTGCTTGAAGCGTGCCGCGCAGCAGAAGTCGGGCGGTTCGTTTTTGCCAGTAGTCATCACATTGTTGGTCAGTATCCTTCCAATCGTCAGTATGACCATTCTGTCACGCCGGCGCCCGATGGCTATTACGGTTTGAGCAAGGCCTTCGGCGAAGCAGCCAGCGCAATGTATGCCCACCGCTACGGCATTAAGACCATGCTCTTGCGTATAGGAAATGCTGATCCCAAAGTGGTAGACGGTCGGCGCGAACGGATATGGACCAGTGCAACGGACATGGTGCAACTAATCGATATCGGATTGATGCATCCTGAGATCAACTGTGAAGTCGTCTATTCGGTGTCGAACTGCCCGGACGCCGTGTTCGACAACAGCCGCGCCGAGCAACTCGGCTATCGGCCGCAGGATTTCGCCAGTGACCACAGAGCCGTAGAATTTCAATCGCTATCGGAACTGCCTGCCGAGGTGACGACGAAAGTGGGCGGCTTTTTTGCCGTTAGCCCGCTTCTCGTGCCGTCGCGTGAAGACGACAAGTGA
- a CDS encoding amino acid ABC transporter permease, protein MSIDFSPILDRALLLWDGAEVTLSLAFFSTVFGFALGTGVAVARRSKNKKSQLVSAAYIEVVRNTPLLVQVFLIYFGLSSAGFSLSAFSVAVIALVLNVGAYTAEIMRAGFNTVSKSQWETAEALGLNRWQAYWHVALRPAMERVYPSLTSQFILLMLASSITSQISLEELTAAANFIQSETYRPFETYIVVAVIYLLLSLIMRLAFEVFALIAFPRYRKLKTPLGGAHV, encoded by the coding sequence ATGAGTATCGATTTTTCACCGATCCTGGATCGGGCACTATTGCTATGGGATGGCGCTGAAGTGACGCTCTCCCTTGCCTTTTTTTCAACGGTGTTTGGTTTTGCTCTTGGGACGGGTGTGGCTGTCGCAAGGCGGTCAAAAAACAAAAAATCGCAACTAGTTTCGGCTGCATATATTGAAGTTGTTAGAAATACGCCCCTTCTTGTTCAGGTTTTTCTGATCTATTTCGGCTTGTCTAGTGCTGGTTTCTCCCTGAGTGCTTTCTCTGTTGCGGTGATCGCACTCGTTTTAAATGTCGGCGCATATACGGCAGAAATCATGCGAGCTGGCTTTAACACTGTGTCAAAAAGCCAGTGGGAGACAGCAGAGGCGCTCGGTCTTAACCGCTGGCAGGCATATTGGCACGTTGCGTTGCGACCCGCGATGGAGCGCGTATACCCGTCCCTTACCAGTCAGTTCATTTTACTGATGCTGGCATCGTCCATCACTTCACAGATTTCGCTAGAAGAACTAACGGCCGCGGCCAACTTTATTCAGTCAGAGACCTATCGCCCCTTCGAAACCTATATCGTAGTCGCAGTCATTTATCTTTTGCTGTCCCTTATTATGAGATTAGCATTTGAGGTTTTTGCGCTGATTGCCTTTCCTCGCTATCGCAAGCTTAAAACACCACTCGGTGGTGCCCATGTTTAA
- a CDS encoding amino acid ABC transporter permease, with amino-acid sequence MFNSLGLIHFQYLLNGALWTIVLSTIAFSGGAVGGIVLALLRISPSTSLRIISRLYIQTIQGTPLLVILFLVFFGLPGIGITTTPLTAASIALIIYVSAYLGEIWRGCLEAVSKSQWEAAECLAMSRLQRMVYIILPQAFRMAIPPTVGFLVQIIKNTSLTSIVGFVELTRAGQLINNSLFEPFLVYSLIAALYFLMCFPVSLLSRRLEVQTHKAS; translated from the coding sequence ATGTTTAATTCTCTGGGCCTGATCCACTTCCAGTATCTTCTCAATGGCGCTCTCTGGACAATCGTGCTGTCGACTATTGCATTCAGCGGCGGAGCCGTTGGAGGCATCGTACTTGCACTTCTTCGCATATCGCCATCTACTTCGTTAAGAATAATTTCCCGCCTTTACATCCAGACGATTCAAGGCACACCTCTGCTTGTTATACTATTCCTCGTTTTCTTTGGGTTACCAGGAATAGGCATCACAACGACCCCTCTGACAGCTGCATCGATAGCGCTTATAATTTATGTAAGCGCTTACCTAGGAGAAATATGGCGCGGTTGTCTGGAGGCAGTTTCGAAGTCGCAATGGGAAGCGGCTGAATGCCTCGCAATGTCAAGGCTGCAACGAATGGTATATATCATTCTGCCGCAGGCGTTCCGAATGGCTATACCACCGACAGTTGGCTTTCTCGTCCAGATTATCAAAAACACATCACTAACTTCAATCGTGGGGTTTGTAGAACTAACACGCGCCGGGCAGTTAATTAACAACTCCCTATTCGAACCATTCCTTGTCTATTCGCTTATCGCCGCACTGTATTTCCTCATGTGTTTCCCGGTCTCACTTCTGAGCCGGCGGCTAGAGGTGCAGACGCATAAGGCTTCTTAA
- a CDS encoding amino acid ABC transporter ATP-binding protein has product MGIVTLKNVKKSYGNVEVLKGVSFDVNPGEVVAIIGKSGSGKSTALRCINCLEKINEGSITVAGHDVASPALDRKKLRLDVGIVFQSYNLFPHLTIDQNITLAPRIVKRLSKAEASAIAKRALAQVGLENKAESFPEELSGGQQQRVAIARSLAMEPKVMLFDEVTSALDPQLTGEVLKVIENLSHGGMTLVMVTHEMAFARRVADRIIFMHEGKVHEEGGPEILTSPATKELRTFIATDL; this is encoded by the coding sequence ATGGGAATTGTAACCCTCAAAAACGTAAAAAAATCTTATGGAAATGTCGAAGTGCTCAAAGGAGTGAGTTTCGATGTTAATCCGGGTGAGGTTGTCGCGATCATTGGTAAAAGTGGTTCCGGTAAAAGCACCGCATTGCGCTGCATCAATTGTCTTGAGAAGATTAATGAAGGTAGCATTACCGTAGCCGGACACGACGTTGCCAGCCCTGCCCTTGATCGAAAGAAACTTCGGCTTGACGTTGGTATCGTCTTTCAAAGCTATAACCTGTTCCCTCATCTGACGATTGACCAAAATATTACACTGGCTCCTCGCATTGTGAAGCGTCTTTCCAAGGCAGAGGCATCGGCTATTGCAAAGCGAGCACTTGCTCAGGTTGGTCTCGAAAACAAGGCAGAATCTTTTCCGGAAGAATTGTCGGGCGGGCAGCAGCAAAGAGTTGCTATTGCAAGAAGTCTTGCCATGGAACCCAAGGTTATGCTTTTCGACGAAGTGACTTCGGCGCTCGACCCGCAACTTACCGGCGAAGTTCTGAAGGTGATTGAAAATCTTTCACATGGCGGTATGACGCTCGTTATGGTGACACACGAAATGGCCTTTGCGCGGCGCGTCGCAGACAGAATAATATTCATGCATGAAGGCAAGGTACATGAAGAGGGTGGGCCAGAAATCCTGACGTCACCAGCTACGAAAGAACTTCGCACATTTATAGCAACGGATCTCTGA